The genome window atgataagtaaaagaagatgataatatatgtaatcatagtaatgaataaatatgtaagtagataattgtgagaatgtggttatagtgacatatagtctaatagatgatagctgattatgttttccatttagaaaacagttttttatagtgtttcaattttctagaaaactgaaaaattatttcctgttttcaaaatggaaaactgtgctagtaaacatgttttctgttttccagttttccagaaaactggagaaaattcCTAGTTAGTAAACGGGCCCAAAAGTTCTCATCCAAACATTGGGGGTCAGATCCATGATAGGTTAtacaaaaaatgttttaatttggctgcaaattatattgtgcaaTTGAGTTCATATTATAaggtagaattttttttttggtaaatttacagggtctttctttccgtccgtttaacggtccggggtccacccacgttcgctccgagaggagaatcatcacttgtgggaattgaactcGGGTTATCCCAAAATTCCcacccacaaagagagctcacttgccacttgagctaccccgttGGGTTATATTATAAGGTAGAATTtgatacatgtttatttttactccgtaatatattgcatttttatttttagtgtaataAACGTTCAAGTTTAGTGTATTATAATTCCTTGTTAGtaagtttattatattttgatacataaTGAATCATACACAAAATATCttacaatatactaaaaatatatatatattatgatattttctatagtataaaattaaaacatcatCAATCGTTGAGACTTGAGATATTGTTTGAGTATGTCCGGCAAGTAAGAGTTTTTTTGTGGGCTTCACacgaaaaaaacaaaaaacaaaaaacaaaaaaaggttTAATATATAGCTTTTGAGctgcttttttgttttgttttctttttttttttccagtatACTCTTTCCCCTCCCAATTGacctaattaaaaatttaaacataataCATATGATCATCTTAATTGGTCACATagataaaattaattacaagaGATCAATTGTACAATCTCATGACTAATCAAAAAtctaatctctattaataattaaGTCACCAAAATTAATACAGACCTCAACCTATGTATCGCCTCCATTAGGCGAAGACTCATGACCTCAACCATTATTCGGAcatctgagcacaagatatttGGTTGCCTCCACAAAATTTAAGGAGATGGGAATACTCTAAAATTTAAGCATTCGACAGTATTGTCAGTAATCAGTATGGCAGCCACTTGCTTGTCTCCGCATACGTAAAGAATAGTCCAACCTTAATAATTTAAAGAGTTGTATTATGCATACTCTCCATTTTCACTCCCTTCTACTCTCCGAAGTGCTTCACTCCCTTACTTCTTTATTTCCTGAAGTGGCAAGCAGAGATTGGTTAGTATCCACAAAAAAGTTTCTACAGAGGGAGAGAGAGTATAAATTGAGAGTATAAAATAGGAATCATCAGTATTTTCCTAATTTAAGTGGATTggtttcaaaaataataaaaaaatatatctgGATTACAACAACAATGGAGAAGAAAGCGAGCTTCACTTTAGCCTTATTCTCGTGCCTTCTCATTGTTTCTCCAGGTCGCCGACAATCTTCGTTTAATGTTTCCAACTTCGATTTTGGCATATGTATGTTGTTCCGCATTGCAATAATTaacttgttcttcttctcccacTGATATGATATATAAGTGCAGAGGTCGGATATGGCGCGGATACAAAGCTGTTCGTTTTTGGAGACTCCTATGCCGATACTGGGAATACACCGCAGAATGATGGTTTTGAGTGTTGGGAGGAACCCTATGGCATCACTTTCCCCGGCAAACCTTCCGGCAGATTCTCCGACGGCCGTGTTCTCACCGACTTCGTAGGTGCATTTCCTTAACACCTACCTGCCCATACCTACCCCTTAtctatcttttttgtttttaggtCATTACACAACATACATTATTGGTcttaagtattttttaattaattttgaacattttttgggtgacgagtgAATGCCATTTGAGTGTTGTTACGGGATAAATTTGTCTTGTGACTTTAGTCAATAGTGACCCTAAAAAAGTAAATCACCATAGATTATAGACTTAAATCGAGTAGATCAATTGACCGCTTCCACTTAAAATTGAACTTAAAACAGTGTAGTGTCTCGTTGCTTTCTGCCTTCCCATAGAAGGTGACCACACTGCAGGAAGGCGACCAGGCAACAGGCGCCGTTTGCCAACTGTCGGTTTTTGGTTGTAAATGTTGCATGAACTTTAATGACATGGTATCATAGGTCACTAACctgtttttagattttattgcataaaaacaaaatgttaaatgtgtttcatgtaaagttctagtgcttatttgaccatttccttttttatgtaaataaataaataaataaaaaagaaataaaaagtaaaaaatttatttactaaAAAGTTGTGGTGTTCAGCTGAGTATCTGGGAATCAGATCTCCAGTGCCCTACAGAGAGTGGAAGCTGGGTTTAAATTTACAGAAATATGGGATGAACTTTGCGTATGGTGGAACCGGTGTTTTCAACACCATCAATGGTGGGCCCAACATGACCGCACAGATTAATGATTTCCAACAACTGATTCAACAACGTGTGTTCACCAAACGCGACCTCACTTCGTCGGTTGCTCATGTTTCGCCGGCCGGGAACGACTACGCTTTGTCGGTCGGCGGCCAAAAGGCAAGGCAAAAACAATCCTTTTAACTCATGTTAAGTAGTATAAGATTTGAGAGAGTTAATTAGGGATTTAGTTTCCTAACTAtcacttatttttaattttaatctttaatttgatttttaaaacaatcaatttagttattatgaAGTATTGAATcgagttaattactgaaatggtcattgactatagcaaaattattgatttggtttttgactatttttttttactagttAAGttcctcaactttaaaaatattaatcaatttggtcatccgtttgTTTTGCCGTTAGacattatagtcaagggaccattttggccATCACATGCATCATTTTCTTTGAaaagttaattactgaaatggtccattgactataataaaattactacTTTAGTCCCGAGTTAATCAATGTCTAGCAGCAAATAAAACACATCTTATGAggttttctttataaaaaattgGGAGGGGATTTCTGTACGATGAAGTGtgatttttaactaatttttttcctACAAATAACACATCTTTGTGAGACTCAATGGAGAAACAGAGAAAAGTTTTTGCACAGGTTGTGCGTATGACACATTGccaataattttactaaacactttaattttaattagttaacaTATTAGCTACTAACTTTAAGTTAGGTGTGCCAAACAGAGtcataaaaaagaaaagtttgGACTACAATTGTGAATGATTCAATACTTTATAACTAAATTTGGTAGTTTTAAAAATGAAGCactaaaattctcaaaaaaaaataaaaatgaagcactaaaattgacaatgagTGATAGTTAGAAATTACCATAATTAACTTGTTTTGAGGTATTATAATGTTATTATGGTATGTTTTTGCGCAGGATATAGAGAATGTTATCAGTCAGCTAGTGTTGAACCTCAAACGCATATACAGTTTGGGAGTTCCGAGAATAAGTATGGTGACAGTGCCGCCATTTGGATGCTTTCCTGAAAATGTTCCCATCCAACCTTCACCTAATAGGGTTTGCAACGAATCAGacaattcattttcaaggcttCACAATCAATTGCTGAAAAAAGCTGTGGAGCAACTGAACAATGAAACTGGTGGATCCACTTTTGTCATTCTTGATATCTACTCTGCATTCATGTATGCCTTGAATTTTACAGAATAATTACCCAGGTAAGTGTATGACGGGTTCTAAGCAACAAGTGgaccataattttttattttttttatcgggCGATGCAGAGATTCAAACTCAAGACCTTTGTCGTGGGGTTGATTTTGacaccaaattgaagcatgagTTCtattatctcaactaaaagtctaataagttgatagttgtattgcacatttatgcttatatattatatgatcaaCAGATTAGATAAACATAATGTGTtattaagaataaaaaagaCAAAAGTTAGAAGGTTGAGTTATTGTTATTTGGTTTTAGGGAAATCAAGTTGTGTGAATCCATTGGGAGAATGTTGCAAGGGAACAAGAAGTGGATCAAACTGTGGAGATGTTGATGAAGATGGAAGAAAGGAATATGTAGTGTGTGAGGATCCAAAGAAGTCATTCTTTTGGGATACAATACATCCTTCACAACAAGGCTGGCTTTCTGTTTTTTCAATTGTGAAACCCTCACTCAACACTCTCCTCTTACCTCATGCCCCATTCACTTCTGCCTCCGTTGCAATAtaagtagatttttaaaataaataggaaaaagtgtcaaataggccactgaacttatcacttttgtgcaatttggtcatttaacttaaaaagtgtgcaattcaaccatcaaacaagtaaaatttgtgcaattgaaccatttttgcaaaaattttctggtaa of Ipomoea triloba cultivar NCNSP0323 chromosome 3, ASM357664v1 contains these proteins:
- the LOC116012976 gene encoding GDSL esterase/lipase At5g03610-like, whose translation is MEKKASFTLALFSCLLIVSPEVGYGADTKLFVFGDSYADTGNTPQNDGFECWEEPYGITFPGKPSGRFSDGRVLTDFVAEYLGIRSPVPYREWKLGLNLQKYGMNFAYGGTGVFNTINGGPNMTAQINDFQQLIQQRVFTKRDLTSSVAHVSPAGNDYALSVGGQKDIENVISQLVLNLKRIYSLGVPRISMVTVPPFGCFPENVPIQPSPNRVCNESDNSFSRLHNQLLKKAVEQLNNETGGSTFVILDIYSAFMYALNWKSSCVNPLGECCKGTRSGSNCGDVDEDGRKEYVVCEDPKKSFFWDTIHPSQQGWLSVFSIVKPSLNTLLLPHAPFTSASVAI